One Georgenia wutianyii DNA segment encodes these proteins:
- a CDS encoding DUF1697 domain-containing protein translates to MGRYAALLRGIAPSNPSMTNDKLRGVFEGLGLESVGSVLASGNIVFRSTEADVPALEDRIQEALGTGLGIGGGTIVRELTELRDLLDRDPFDGLTHGRGSYLTVTFLKARPHAVPLPPEPDPLTRVVGYDEGAGAFLAVIDNSEPGRTPDFMVWLDRAYGKDITTRTWLTVQRIVRKLEALT, encoded by the coding sequence ATGGGCAGGTACGCCGCACTGCTGCGGGGCATCGCCCCGAGCAACCCCAGCATGACCAACGACAAGCTCCGCGGGGTGTTCGAAGGGCTGGGCCTGGAGTCGGTCGGGTCGGTGCTCGCCAGCGGGAACATCGTCTTCCGCAGCACGGAGGCCGACGTGCCCGCCCTCGAGGACCGGATCCAGGAGGCGCTGGGGACCGGGCTCGGCATCGGCGGCGGCACCATCGTCCGCGAGCTCACCGAGCTGCGCGACCTCCTCGACCGTGACCCCTTCGACGGGCTGACCCACGGGCGCGGGAGCTACCTCACCGTGACGTTCCTCAAGGCACGCCCTCACGCGGTGCCGCTGCCGCCGGAGCCCGACCCGCTCACCCGGGTCGTCGGCTACGACGAGGGCGCCGGCGCGTTCCTCGCCGTCATCGACAACAGCGAGCCGGGCCGGACCCCGGACTTCATGGTGTGGCTGGACCGCGCCTACGGCAAGGACATCACCACGCGCACGTGGCTCACCGTGCAGCGCATCGTCAGGAAGCTGGAGGCCCTCACATGA
- a CDS encoding response regulator produces MIRVVVVDDQELVRTGLRTLVEHDGDITVVGEADSGRTGVWRARELRPDVVLMDIRMPDVDGIEATRQIVADRDLGDVRVLVLTTFDEDEHIVEAIRSGAAGYLLKDVSPVDLRAAVRVVAAGEALLSPSVTRRVMRSLAEVPRARVDDALLRRITDREREVLEQVGRGLSNEEIARVLYLSPATARTYVSRLLAKLDARDRAQLVVLAYETGLVSPGAQPS; encoded by the coding sequence ATGATCCGCGTCGTGGTGGTCGATGACCAGGAGCTCGTCCGGACGGGGCTGCGCACGCTCGTCGAGCACGACGGCGACATCACCGTCGTCGGGGAGGCCGACTCGGGCCGGACGGGGGTGTGGCGGGCCCGCGAGCTGCGTCCCGACGTCGTCCTCATGGACATCCGGATGCCCGACGTCGACGGGATCGAGGCGACCCGCCAGATCGTCGCGGACCGCGACCTCGGCGACGTCCGGGTGCTCGTCCTCACGACGTTCGACGAGGACGAGCACATCGTCGAGGCGATCCGCTCCGGGGCGGCCGGCTACCTCCTCAAGGACGTCTCCCCGGTGGACCTGCGTGCGGCCGTGCGGGTCGTCGCCGCGGGTGAGGCGCTGCTGTCCCCGTCGGTGACGCGCCGGGTCATGCGCTCCCTCGCCGAGGTTCCCCGGGCGCGGGTCGACGACGCGCTGCTGCGCCGGATCACCGACCGGGAGCGCGAGGTGCTCGAGCAGGTCGGCCGGGGCCTGTCCAACGAGGAGATCGCCCGCGTCCTCTACCTCTCCCCGGCGACCGCCCGGACCTACGTGTCGCGCCTGCTCGCCAAGCTCGACGCGCGCGACCGGGCCCAGCTCGTCGTCCTCGCCTACGAGACCGGTCTCGTCAGCCCGGGCGCGCAGCCCTCCTGA
- a CDS encoding NmrA family NAD(P)-binding protein, which translates to MTTPLTDTVLVLGGTGTTGSRVVAGLRAAGVPARAAGRRTEPPFDWTDPGTWDAVLDGVGRMYLLLPDDVDLPAGFLERAAAAGVHRVVLHSDRAVDLMDVTRLQEAERAVRASGLGWTVIRPDWFAQNFETFFRDAVLEGELALPVGDARQGFVDAQDIADVAVRALTTDDHVGEVLELTGPQALSFAEAADVVGAAAGRTVRFDGTPEAYRAAMGAAGLPLEVVEELVTRFGAVAAAGDTTPTGTVERVLGRPARSLARYAQEAAARGVWA; encoded by the coding sequence ATGACCACGCCCCTCACCGACACCGTCCTCGTCCTGGGCGGGACCGGCACCACCGGCAGCCGCGTCGTTGCCGGGCTCCGGGCCGCCGGCGTCCCCGCGCGTGCCGCCGGGCGCCGCACCGAGCCGCCCTTCGACTGGACCGACCCGGGCACGTGGGACGCCGTGCTCGACGGCGTCGGGCGGATGTACCTCCTGCTGCCCGACGACGTCGACCTGCCCGCCGGCTTCCTCGAGCGGGCAGCCGCCGCCGGGGTGCACCGCGTCGTGCTCCACTCCGACCGGGCCGTCGACCTCATGGACGTCACCCGCCTGCAGGAGGCGGAGCGTGCGGTGCGCGCGAGCGGCCTGGGGTGGACGGTCATCCGGCCCGACTGGTTCGCCCAGAACTTCGAGACGTTCTTCCGCGACGCCGTCCTCGAGGGCGAGCTGGCGCTGCCCGTCGGGGACGCCCGCCAGGGCTTCGTCGACGCGCAGGACATCGCCGACGTCGCCGTCCGCGCGCTCACCACCGACGACCACGTCGGGGAGGTGCTTGAGCTCACCGGGCCGCAGGCGCTGTCCTTCGCCGAGGCCGCCGACGTCGTCGGTGCGGCGGCCGGGCGCACCGTGCGCTTCGACGGCACCCCGGAGGCCTACCGCGCGGCGATGGGAGCGGCCGGGCTGCCCCTGGAGGTCGTCGAGGAGCTCGTCACGAGGTTCGGGGCGGTCGCCGCCGCCGGTGACACCACCCCCACGGGCACGGTCGAGCGCGTCCTCGGCCGCCCGGCGCGGTCGCTCGCCCGGTACGCGCAGGAGGCAGCCGCACGGGGCGTGTGGGCCTGA
- a CDS encoding YqeB family protein, producing MSEDDTEHRLGGFDAAGRRWVLALFALGGAVLGVGVPFLARLARDLPWMPFQGPLQLLGSFDQAWLVWLRPVLGLLAGLALGAWVILDSPVLHVGERHLRVERRGAVQRVIPRDKVDAVYRTGSKVVVRSASGRELFAGDVEADARAVREAFLALDYPWEGP from the coding sequence ATGAGCGAGGACGACACCGAGCACCGGCTGGGCGGTTTCGACGCCGCCGGCCGGCGGTGGGTCCTGGCCCTCTTCGCCCTCGGCGGCGCCGTGCTCGGGGTGGGCGTGCCCTTCCTCGCACGGCTGGCCCGCGACCTGCCCTGGATGCCCTTCCAGGGACCGCTGCAGCTCCTCGGCTCCTTCGACCAGGCGTGGCTGGTGTGGCTGCGGCCGGTGCTCGGGCTGCTCGCCGGCCTGGCGCTGGGCGCGTGGGTCATCCTCGACTCCCCGGTCCTGCACGTCGGCGAGCGGCACCTGCGGGTCGAGCGGCGCGGGGCGGTGCAGCGCGTCATCCCGCGCGACAAGGTCGACGCCGTCTACCGCACCGGGTCCAAGGTGGTCGTCCGGTCGGCCTCCGGACGCGAGCTGTTCGCCGGGGACGTCGAGGCGGACGCGCGCGCGGTGCGCGAGGCGTTCCTCGCGCTCGACTACCCGTGGGAAGGTCCCTGA
- a CDS encoding rhodanese-like domain-containing protein encodes MAKSAKDMVARARAKVENLDPAAVAAELERGAVLVDLRDHPELAAAGRIPGSVHVPRGMLEFRADPTSPYHDEALDPTKRVVLHCASGGRSALAAATLQEMGYAHVAHLDGGFAAWAEEGRPVETV; translated from the coding sequence GTGGCGAAGAGTGCGAAGGACATGGTGGCCCGGGCGAGGGCCAAGGTGGAGAACCTCGACCCCGCAGCAGTGGCGGCCGAGCTGGAGCGTGGTGCGGTCCTCGTGGACCTGCGCGACCATCCCGAGCTCGCGGCTGCGGGTCGGATCCCGGGCTCGGTGCACGTCCCGCGCGGCATGCTGGAGTTCCGGGCGGACCCCACGAGCCCGTACCACGACGAGGCGCTGGACCCGACGAAGCGGGTGGTGCTGCACTGCGCCAGCGGCGGCCGCTCGGCGCTGGCCGCCGCGACCCTCCAGGAGATGGGGTACGCCCATGTGGCCCACCTCGACGGAGGGTTCGCCGCCTGGGCGGAGGAGGGTCGCCCGGTCGAGACGGTCTGA
- a CDS encoding ubiquinone/menaquinone biosynthesis methyltransferase — protein MSAQDDNGAATPQDAHGAKVADMFNGIADRYDLMNLVMTWGQEPRLVRRTVERARLPIEPVVLDLATGTGDVAFEVLRTRPAAQVTGADISPGMMEIGKARPGGDRITWVQADAMDLPFPDATFDAVTHGYLLRNVTDIPTTLAEQFRVLKPGGWMAALEMSPAPKNVFWPFSTAYIRWVVPLIARLIAKDPEAYEYLSRTSRGFRTPAQIHDMLADAGFVDIGHRLHMFGTMAVHWAQKPV, from the coding sequence GTGAGCGCGCAGGACGACAACGGAGCCGCGACCCCGCAGGACGCCCATGGCGCCAAGGTCGCGGACATGTTCAACGGCATCGCCGACCGGTACGACCTCATGAACCTCGTCATGACGTGGGGTCAGGAGCCGCGGCTGGTGCGGCGGACGGTCGAGCGGGCTCGGCTGCCGATCGAGCCTGTCGTCCTCGACCTCGCGACCGGCACCGGCGACGTCGCGTTCGAGGTGCTGCGCACCCGGCCCGCCGCGCAGGTCACCGGCGCGGACATCTCGCCGGGGATGATGGAGATCGGCAAGGCCCGCCCCGGCGGCGACCGCATCACCTGGGTGCAGGCCGACGCGATGGACCTGCCCTTCCCCGACGCGACCTTCGACGCCGTCACCCACGGCTACCTGCTGCGCAACGTCACCGACATCCCGACGACGCTCGCCGAGCAGTTCCGCGTCCTCAAGCCGGGCGGCTGGATGGCCGCCCTGGAGATGTCACCCGCGCCCAAGAACGTCTTCTGGCCGTTCTCCACGGCCTACATCCGCTGGGTGGTGCCGCTGATCGCGCGCCTCATCGCCAAGGACCCCGAGGCCTACGAGTACCTCTCGCGCACCTCCCGCGGGTTCCGCACCCCCGCGCAGATCCACGACATGCTCGCCGACGCCGGCTTCGTCGACATCGGCCACCGGCTGCACATGTTCGGCACGATGGCCGTCCACTGGGCCCAGAAGCCCGTCTGA
- a CDS encoding phosphotransferase family protein yields the protein MDEGTVREVLAEHGLAAGVVRPLGGGLDHATFLVDDELVVRLVREEADRARVVPEARLLAAVAGAVPLPVPEPLVVDAGRGCLAYRRLPGRPVLGLPGVADHAVGLGEALGRFLAALHRLPTDLAEPDDAPLREWLEEARALYPGIRTHVPAHHRAAVEAFLAAPPPAEGTAPVLTHNDLGAEHVLVDDAWQVTGVVDWGDAAVTDPARDLGLLLRDLGPRGLDAALTAYGPGIDAADLERAAFHARCATLADLAYGLGSGLTDYTAQALTALGRLFPSAHAADGGDP from the coding sequence GTGGACGAGGGGACGGTCCGCGAGGTGCTCGCCGAGCACGGGCTCGCGGCCGGCGTGGTGCGGCCGCTGGGCGGCGGGCTCGACCACGCGACCTTCCTCGTCGACGACGAGCTCGTCGTGCGTCTCGTCCGCGAGGAGGCCGACCGTGCGCGGGTCGTTCCCGAGGCCCGGCTGCTCGCGGCCGTCGCCGGCGCCGTGCCGCTGCCCGTGCCCGAGCCGCTCGTCGTCGACGCCGGACGTGGGTGCCTGGCCTACCGCAGGCTCCCGGGCCGCCCGGTGCTCGGGCTCCCCGGGGTCGCCGACCACGCCGTCGGCCTCGGGGAGGCCCTCGGCCGCTTCCTCGCCGCCCTGCACCGCCTGCCCACGGACCTCGCCGAGCCGGACGACGCGCCGCTGCGCGAGTGGCTCGAGGAGGCCCGCGCCCTCTACCCGGGGATCCGCACCCACGTCCCGGCGCACCACCGGGCGGCGGTGGAGGCGTTCCTCGCCGCGCCCCCGCCCGCCGAGGGCACTGCCCCCGTCCTCACCCACAACGACCTCGGTGCCGAGCACGTCCTCGTCGACGACGCGTGGCAGGTCACCGGGGTCGTCGACTGGGGCGACGCGGCGGTCACCGACCCGGCCCGCGACCTCGGCCTCCTCCTGCGCGACCTCGGACCCCGTGGACTGGACGCCGCGCTCACCGCCTACGGCCCGGGGATCGACGCCGCCGACCTCGAACGCGCCGCCTTCCACGCCAGGTGCGCAACCCTCGCGGACCTCGCCTACGGGCTGGGGTCCGGCCTGACGGACTACACGGCCCAGGCCCTCACCGCGCTCGGCCGGCTCTTCCCCTCGGCCCACGCTGCTGACGGCGGAGACCCGTGA
- a CDS encoding sensor histidine kinase, translating to MPLSTDGVDQRLVDAVLGVGVTLGVAATIAVDLDETGRADPGAYLFAGVFGALVLARRQAPRAVLVATVLGVFLYYALGYAPIGIALPAVVALASAAEAGHTRWAVGAGTVLVSAAAVALVEEGRPLDYLVSYEMLTNVALVATAVTLGASIRARREARRHQEKLHRVVLAEQAREAEQRLREERLSIARDLHDVVGHALSVIALHGNVAAEAIGRDEDVARRAIGQIGRTTSATMRELRATVKVLRSPGGRPELATLGLAGVPDLVSAARETGVEVVAELDVPGGVLDGAVDAAAYRIVQESLTNALRHSGASRVTVRAGLDGGRLELTVCDDGCGPGDALRPGAGMAGIEERAVTLGGGVSFGRSDDGGFAVRARLPVRVGT from the coding sequence GTGCCGCTGAGCACCGACGGCGTCGACCAGCGCCTCGTCGACGCGGTCCTCGGCGTGGGTGTGACCCTCGGGGTGGCCGCGACGATCGCCGTCGACCTCGACGAGACCGGGCGCGCCGACCCCGGCGCCTACCTCTTCGCCGGCGTCTTCGGCGCTCTCGTGCTCGCGCGCCGGCAGGCCCCGCGCGCCGTCCTCGTCGCCACCGTGCTCGGGGTCTTCCTCTACTACGCCCTCGGCTACGCGCCGATCGGCATCGCGCTGCCCGCGGTGGTCGCGCTCGCCTCCGCCGCCGAGGCGGGCCACACCCGGTGGGCCGTCGGGGCGGGCACGGTCCTCGTGTCGGCCGCCGCCGTCGCCCTCGTCGAGGAGGGCCGCCCGCTGGACTACCTCGTGAGCTACGAGATGCTGACGAACGTCGCGCTCGTCGCGACGGCGGTGACGCTCGGCGCCAGCATCCGGGCCCGGCGCGAGGCGCGTCGCCACCAGGAGAAGCTGCACCGGGTCGTGCTCGCCGAGCAGGCCCGTGAGGCGGAGCAGCGGCTGCGCGAGGAGCGGCTGAGCATCGCCCGGGACCTGCACGACGTCGTCGGGCACGCACTGTCGGTCATCGCCTTGCACGGGAATGTCGCCGCCGAGGCGATCGGCCGGGACGAGGACGTGGCGCGTCGCGCGATCGGCCAGATCGGGCGCACGACGTCGGCGACGATGCGCGAGCTGCGGGCGACGGTCAAGGTGCTGCGCTCGCCGGGCGGGCGACCGGAGCTCGCGACCCTCGGCCTGGCCGGGGTTCCCGACCTCGTCTCCGCCGCCCGGGAGACGGGGGTGGAGGTCGTCGCCGAGCTCGACGTCCCGGGCGGCGTGCTCGACGGCGCCGTCGACGCCGCTGCCTACCGGATCGTCCAGGAGTCGCTGACGAACGCGCTGCGGCACTCCGGTGCCTCGCGCGTCACCGTGCGCGCGGGCCTGGACGGTGGGCGGCTCGAGCTCACCGTGTGCGACGACGGCTGCGGTCCGGGGGACGCGCTGCGGCCGGGCGCCGGGATGGCCGGCATCGAGGAACGGGCCGTCACCCTCGGCGGCGGCGTCTCCTTCGGCAGGTCCGACGACGGAGGCTTCGCCGTGCGCGCACGGCTGCCGGTGAGGGTGGGGACATGA
- a CDS encoding multicopper oxidase family protein, translating to MTTTTPAARPLRRALAALAAGACVLAGCSGSASGSSAFPVEPVDFTTPLAIPPLAESRVEEDGTRVFELTAQEGTSEFRPGVATPTWGFDGPYLGPTLRAKVGERVAVEVTNDLGEATTVHWHGMHLPPEMDGGPHQMIEPGETWRPTWVIDQPAATLWYHPHPHGRTEQHVYRGLAGMFLLDDPAAAPDLPATYGVDDVPVVVQDKHLDDEGRLTLDRNSTEPGLMGSMVMVNGTVGAYHEVTTERVRLRLLNASTARTYNLGFTDERTFHLVGTDGGLLAEPHETSRVRLSPGERAEVVVELEPGEVATLDSDSPDLGDVAAPAAFGGRDVFEVLELRAAPTLTPSPPVPDVLAEVPRIPESAATVTRELEVAVRMINGRSMDLSRIDEVVTEGATEIWEVRSIDPLTHNFHIHDVQFQVLDVDGEPPPPELAGWKDTVYLEPRRTYRLIMQFADYSDPDSPYMFHCHLLRHEDEGLMGQLVVVEPGTEPPRTLPTGDDGGHNH from the coding sequence ATGACCACCACCACCCCCGCCGCCCGCCCGCTGCGCCGCGCCCTCGCGGCGCTCGCGGCCGGCGCGTGCGTCCTCGCCGGCTGCAGCGGCTCGGCGTCCGGGAGCTCCGCGTTCCCGGTCGAGCCGGTCGACTTCACCACCCCGCTCGCGATCCCGCCGCTCGCCGAGTCACGCGTCGAGGAGGACGGCACCCGCGTCTTCGAGCTCACCGCCCAGGAGGGCACCTCGGAGTTCCGTCCCGGCGTCGCGACGCCGACGTGGGGCTTCGACGGTCCCTACCTCGGGCCGACGCTGCGCGCGAAGGTGGGGGAGCGTGTCGCCGTCGAGGTGACCAACGACCTCGGTGAGGCGACGACGGTCCACTGGCACGGTATGCACCTGCCGCCCGAGATGGACGGCGGGCCGCACCAGATGATCGAGCCGGGGGAGACGTGGCGCCCGACGTGGGTGATCGACCAGCCCGCGGCCACGCTCTGGTACCACCCGCACCCGCACGGCCGGACCGAGCAGCACGTCTACCGGGGCCTGGCCGGGATGTTCCTCCTCGACGACCCGGCCGCCGCGCCCGACCTGCCCGCGACCTACGGGGTCGACGACGTGCCCGTCGTCGTCCAGGACAAGCACCTCGACGACGAGGGCCGGCTCACGCTCGACCGCAACAGCACCGAACCGGGGCTCATGGGCTCGATGGTCATGGTCAACGGGACCGTCGGGGCGTACCACGAGGTGACCACGGAGCGGGTCCGGCTGCGCCTCCTCAACGCCTCGACCGCGCGCACGTACAACCTCGGCTTCACCGACGAGCGCACCTTCCACCTCGTCGGCACCGACGGCGGCCTCCTCGCCGAGCCGCACGAGACGAGCCGGGTCCGGCTCTCGCCCGGCGAGCGCGCGGAGGTCGTCGTCGAGCTCGAGCCCGGGGAGGTCGCCACGCTCGACTCCGACTCCCCGGACCTGGGCGACGTCGCCGCTCCCGCCGCGTTCGGCGGGCGGGACGTCTTCGAGGTCCTCGAGCTGCGCGCCGCCCCCACCCTCACGCCCTCCCCGCCGGTCCCCGACGTGCTGGCCGAGGTCCCCCGGATCCCCGAGTCGGCCGCCACCGTCACCCGCGAGCTCGAGGTCGCCGTCCGGATGATCAACGGCCGGAGCATGGACCTCTCGCGCATCGACGAGGTCGTCACCGAGGGGGCGACGGAGATCTGGGAGGTGCGCAGCATCGACCCCCTCACCCACAACTTCCACATTCACGACGTCCAGTTCCAGGTCCTCGACGTCGACGGCGAGCCGCCGCCGCCCGAGCTCGCCGGCTGGAAGGACACCGTCTACCTCGAGCCGCGGCGCACCTACCGCCTCATCATGCAGTTCGCCGACTACTCCGACCCGGACAGCCCGTACATGTTCCACTGCCACCTCCTGCGTCACGAGGACGAGGGGCTCATGGGGCAGCTCGTCGTCGTCGAGCCCGGCACCGAGCCGCCCCGGACCCTGCCCACCGGCGACGACGGCGGCCACAACCACTGA
- a CDS encoding EamA family transporter, protein MARPRMSPVWLVLTGIASVQLGATISKGQFGEISPSGMVLLRLATSSLILLAIARPSPRGRSAADWRPVLTLGLTLGAMNWAFYESFARIPLGVAVTIEFIGPLTLAAVTGRRPRDLLWVGLAAAGVVLLGLAPGAGADALGFALALFAGACWALYILAAGATGRRWAGIDGLALASTIATLAVAPVAVASAGTTLLEPRLLVLGAAVGVLSSVVPYSLEMIALRTMPPRVFGILMSLEPAAAALAAALILQEWLTPVQLVAVACVSAASVGATRGSSAGEAAGEAVGEQP, encoded by the coding sequence GTGGCCCGACCTCGCATGTCGCCCGTGTGGCTCGTCCTCACGGGCATCGCGTCGGTACAGCTCGGCGCGACCATCTCCAAAGGCCAGTTCGGCGAGATCTCGCCGAGCGGCATGGTGCTGCTGCGCCTGGCGACGAGCTCCCTCATCCTCCTCGCCATCGCCCGCCCCTCCCCGCGGGGCCGCAGCGCCGCGGACTGGCGCCCGGTCCTCACGCTCGGGCTCACCCTCGGGGCGATGAACTGGGCGTTCTACGAGTCCTTCGCGCGCATCCCGCTCGGGGTGGCGGTGACGATCGAGTTCATCGGGCCGCTGACCCTCGCCGCCGTGACCGGCCGGCGGCCGCGCGACCTGCTGTGGGTCGGGCTCGCCGCCGCGGGCGTCGTCCTGCTCGGCCTCGCGCCCGGGGCGGGGGCCGACGCCCTCGGCTTCGCGCTCGCCCTGTTCGCGGGCGCGTGCTGGGCGCTGTACATCCTCGCCGCCGGGGCGACCGGACGCCGCTGGGCGGGCATCGACGGCCTCGCCCTCGCGAGCACGATCGCGACGCTCGCGGTCGCGCCCGTCGCCGTCGCCTCCGCGGGCACCACGCTGCTCGAGCCGCGGCTGCTCGTCCTCGGTGCGGCCGTCGGGGTGCTCAGCTCCGTGGTCCCCTACAGCCTGGAGATGATCGCGCTGCGGACGATGCCGCCCCGCGTGTTCGGCATCCTCATGAGCCTGGAGCCGGCCGCCGCGGCACTCGCCGCCGCCCTCATCCTCCAGGAGTGGCTCACCCCGGTGCAGCTGGTCGCCGTCGCGTGCGTGAGCGCGGCGAGCGTGGGGGCCACGCGCGGTTCGTCGGCAGGTGAGGCGGCCGGCGAGGCGGTCGGTGAGCAGCCGTGA
- a CDS encoding GNAT family N-acetyltransferase yields the protein MRASDAPAVLDAFASSSDMARQGAVTTAAEASAYLTRCTSPGSRVFAVTGEDDVLCGAVGINLDEENRTGWVWYWMHARHRGKGWTAAAVATVADWALAEGGCERLELGHRVDNPASGRVAVAAGFVPEGRERGKFLIDGERVDVLTYGRILTDPAPVTPRLALS from the coding sequence GTGCGGGCGAGTGACGCGCCCGCGGTGCTCGACGCCTTCGCCTCCTCGTCCGACATGGCCCGGCAGGGCGCGGTCACGACCGCGGCCGAGGCGAGCGCCTACCTCACGCGGTGCACGTCGCCGGGCTCCCGGGTCTTCGCCGTCACCGGCGAGGACGACGTCCTGTGCGGCGCGGTCGGGATCAACCTCGACGAGGAGAACCGCACCGGGTGGGTCTGGTACTGGATGCACGCCCGGCACCGCGGGAAGGGCTGGACGGCCGCGGCCGTGGCGACGGTGGCGGACTGGGCGCTGGCGGAGGGTGGGTGCGAGCGGCTGGAGCTCGGGCACCGGGTCGACAACCCCGCCTCGGGCCGGGTGGCGGTGGCTGCCGGGTTCGTCCCCGAGGGTCGCGAACGCGGCAAGTTCCTCATCGACGGGGAGCGGGTCGACGTCCTCACCTACGGCCGGATCCTCACCGATCCCGCCCCGGTGACGCCCCGGCTCGCCCTGTCCTGA
- a CDS encoding VOC family protein: protein MTSRLAALAVDCEQPAAVAEFWCAVLGWQVVEEDEEGVSIGPPDGSWPTIDFLPVPERKTVKNRLHLDLRADGVSTEEELARLRALGARPTDIGQGPDVSWVVLADPEGNEFCLLSRTVQDVGAG, encoded by the coding sequence ATGACCAGTCGTCTCGCCGCCCTCGCCGTCGACTGCGAGCAGCCGGCCGCCGTCGCCGAGTTCTGGTGCGCCGTGCTCGGCTGGCAGGTGGTCGAGGAGGACGAGGAAGGGGTGTCGATCGGCCCGCCCGACGGCTCCTGGCCGACGATCGACTTCCTGCCCGTCCCCGAGCGCAAGACCGTGAAGAACCGGCTGCACCTCGACCTGCGCGCCGACGGCGTGAGCACCGAGGAGGAGCTCGCGCGGCTGCGCGCGCTCGGTGCCCGGCCCACCGACATCGGGCAGGGGCCCGACGTCAGCTGGGTCGTGCTCGCCGACCCCGAGGGCAACGAGTTCTGCCTGCTGTCCCGCACCGTCCAGGACGTCGGCGCCGGCTGA
- a CDS encoding GNAT family N-acetyltransferase — translation MDRTRQVTVAVATDEERAGLALLAAHAMRDNPVHVAALGPDPGRRVEVVRRVFTVLLDSREVLTARLDGRVVGLAAHLSPPHAPPRAGELLRLVPALGRAGARAPRLARWFAAWTRRDPATPHSHLGPVAVADAARGQGVGSALLRRYTERLDERGESGYLETDRPAAARLYRRFGFEVVDEHRVLHVPTLFMARP, via the coding sequence ATGGACCGGACACGACAGGTCACGGTGGCCGTGGCCACCGACGAGGAACGGGCAGGCCTCGCCCTGCTCGCCGCCCACGCGATGCGCGACAACCCCGTGCACGTGGCGGCGCTCGGGCCCGACCCCGGCCGCCGGGTGGAGGTCGTGCGCCGGGTGTTCACCGTCCTGCTCGACTCCCGGGAGGTTCTCACGGCCCGTCTCGACGGGCGGGTGGTCGGCCTCGCCGCCCACCTGTCCCCGCCCCACGCCCCGCCGCGGGCCGGCGAGCTGCTCCGCCTCGTCCCCGCCCTGGGCCGCGCCGGGGCGAGGGCGCCGCGGCTGGCGCGGTGGTTCGCCGCCTGGACCCGCCGGGACCCGGCCACCCCGCACTCCCACCTCGGGCCGGTGGCCGTCGCGGACGCGGCGCGGGGCCAGGGGGTGGGCAGCGCGCTGCTGCGCCGGTACACCGAGCGGCTCGACGAGCGGGGGGAGAGCGGGTACCTCGAGACCGACCGGCCCGCCGCCGCCCGGCTCTACCGCCGGTTCGGCTTCGAGGTCGTCGACGAGCACCGGGTGCTGCACGTGCCCACGCTGTTCATGGCCCGGCCGTGA